From a single Nakaseomyces glabratus chromosome F, complete sequence genomic region:
- the ECM25 gene encoding Ecm25p (CAGL0F02453g~Ortholog(s) have role in cellular response to biotic stimulus, cellular response to starvation and filamentous growth of a population of unicellular organisms in response to biotic stimulus, more), protein MEEVINLNNIFYKSYSVDPNTGHSIYVFDSTYLPSAAELGVNDKNDYDEMITELMDMLVKKLPQAPFSLVIFSSGFSAKKISWVYGVKMYSKLPKLFKKYLQETYIVHESFFVRTVYQVLSNAMNFKFLTNNKSEQNGTVEDESRNGNAIRHVSTLSELACMIDITRLRISLNVYLHDSEVTGEYFLSLPDYYTEKLSPTSKRQYRQIIFDKIFNRLKYDALTNELVFQRPGSYKKVNILLSIIERNNYIDLSQWDIYSLASIFTNFLKNKSKPLIPIDLIELPIHDNFEYTFQVFKEIVRYNNYYDILCAIFPLFISILNAGDITRHDSRSLSRALTPTLCKEKVSMMSSDRLAIGNKYIRNLFEHFHDIIKVLETNEKRNEKISKSDIAELANLTINTHININSRSSSGSSDLLLDINSDRSGSVSSSPKIPPKLPPRRNASSELKLAKEESSIQRPVRAISLSHTNSEDESNTSLPSVNSTFSKASSSTDSTNIEQENKNTDINNDNTNDKDSPVKTERNNNDIQNMITDGFADVDVSQVVLKKDKIQEFDKELQKKKKLAGEENTVKTIKFSTESYSDIKTNKVSKLAALYEERLMGLQVMNEIRHQNSV, encoded by the coding sequence ATGGAAGAGGTAATAAATCTAAACAACATTTTTTATAAGTCCTATTCGGTCGACCCCAATACGGGTCACTCCATCTATGTCTTCGACTCTACTTATTTGCCCTCTGCTGCAGAATTAGGCGTAAATGATAAGAATGATTATGATGAGATGATTACGGAGTTGATGGATATGCTGGTGAAGAAGCTACCACAGGCACCATTCTCGTTGGTTATATTTTCCTCAGGGTTCTCCGCAAAGAAGATAAGCTGGGTGTATGGTGTCAAGATGTACTCTAAATTGCCAAAActattcaagaaatacCTGCAGGAGACGTATATTGTGCATGAGTCATTCTTTGTTAGAACAGTATATCAAGTATTATCAAATGCtatgaatttcaaatttttaactaataataaaagtGAACAAAATGGCACAGTGGAAGATGAGAGCAGGAATGGTAATGCAATAAGACACGTTTCTACATTATCTGAACTAGCTTGTATGATAGATATAACTAGACTGAGAATATCCCTTAACGTTTATTTACATGATTCAGAAGTGACTGGTGAGTACTTCTTGTCGTTACCTGATTACTACACAGAAAAATTATCACCAACTAGTAAAAGGCAGTACAGacaaataatatttgaCAAGATATTTAACCGTCTAAAATATGACGCGTTAACCAATGAATTAGTGTTCCAACGGCCAGGTTCTTACAAGAAAGTTAATATTCTATTGAGtattattgaaagaaataactATATTGATCTTTCCCAATGGGACATCTATTCGCTAGCATCTATATTCACAAATTTCCTCAAAAATAAGAGCAAACCACTAATACCCATAGACTTGATTGAGCTTCCAATTCATGACAATTTCGAGTATACATTTCAGGTCTTCAAAGAGATAGTGAGGTACAATAACTACTATGATATATTATGTGCTATATTCCCTCTCTTCatatcaattttaaatGCCGGCGATATTACTAGGCATGATAGCAGATCTTTGAGTAGAGCTCTAACTCCAACATTATGTAAGGAAAAGGTGTCTATGATGAGCTCCGATAGATTAGCGATAGGTAATAAGTACATCAGGAATCTTTTTGAACATTTTCATGATATTATAAAGGTATTGGAAAccaatgaaaaaagaaatgagaAAATAAGTAAGAGTGACATTGCAGAACTTGCTAACTTGACCATCAATACCCACATTAATATCAACTCCAGAAGTAGTTCAGGTTCCTCTGATTTGCTGTTAGATATAAATTCTGACAGAAGCGGATCTGTATCAAGTTCACCAAAAATACCACCCAAACTTCCACCTAGAAGAAACGCTAGTAGTGAATTGAAATTGGCAAAGGAAGAGTCATCGATCCAAAGGCCTGTTAGAGCAATCTCATTATCACATACCAATTCAGAGGATGAAAGTAATACGTCTCTGCCATCGGTCAATTCCACATTTTCAAAGGCCTCGTCTTCAACTGATTCCACAAatattgaacaagaaaataaaaatactgATATTAATAATGACAATACTAATGATAAAGATAGTCCAGTCAAAACTGAACGAAACAACAATGATATACAGAACATGATCACGGATGGTTTTGCTGACGTTGATGTCTCTCAGGTtgttttgaagaaagacaaGATTCAAGAATTTGATAAGGAACtgcaaaagaagaaaaaacttgcaggtgaagaaaataccgtaaaaacaataaagtTCTCAACGGAAAGTTACTCAGACATTAAAACAAATAAGGTTAGTAAGTTGGCAGCTTTGTATGAGGAAAGATTGATGGGTTTACAAGTGATGAATGAGATACGGCATCAGAATTCAGTCTAG
- the PRP21 gene encoding Prp21p (CAGL0F02475g~Ortholog(s) have RNA binding activity, role in mRNA splicing, via spliceosome and U2-type prespliceosome localization), whose translation MTVNDIPQQTKEDINKTVEYLRQYGPEFLEKLRGDVRFEFIEENSPYHSYFISQYQDNNNSHLPDSVLSSNGEADEEGKEVEEPYEFRFSRYSRSLTKRDFEIIRQVALLCAINEDVKYLDKIRQAYGSDEKLSFLNKQHPLNSVFFDLLQQYKLIIKQDIIPPAIAFPKNNKKNKKHIDLKQIVLDRCFRRAEYAEYTKKLQDVKHKIAHERKIHFAAIKWTEFKVIASMAKLHREPKPAIKFNELIISTIDGKNSALSVFDTATGKEIPLLEQREEASAEKKTNKKKMKIRAAGETRLNKRKASEAPSDDHPAEKKGKRMVRCPITNNLIEEDKFDQHIRTILNDPTIYAEEKKKYKQSHSLSNLTSDEVYQNIKRLVKR comes from the coding sequence ATGACAGTTAATGACATTCCTCAGCAAACAAAGGAAGATATTAATAAGACAGTGGAGTATCTAAGACAATACGGTCCTGAATTCTTAGAAAAGTTGAGAGGAGATGTCAGATTTGAGTTTATAGAAGAGAACTCTCCATATCACAGTTATTTTATTAGCCAGTACCAAGACAACAATAATAGTCATCTACCAGATAGTGTTTTGTCGAGCAACGGGGAGGCTGATGAGGAGGgaaaagaagttgaagagcCATATGAATTCAGGTtttcaagatattcaaGATCATTAACTAAAAgagattttgaaataatacGACAAGTAGCATTACTTTGTGCAATTAATGAAGACGTCAAATATCTGGACAAGATCAGACAAGCATACGGAAGTGATGAAAAACTGTCTTTCTTGAATAAACAGCATCCTTTGAattctgttttttttgatttgttGCAACAGTATAAATTAATCATAAAACAGGATATTATTCCACCTGCAATAGCCTTTCctaagaataataaaaaaaataagaagcATATTGATCTGAAACAGATTGTATTAGATAGATGTTTTAGGAGAGCGGAATATGCTGAATACACTAAGAAGTTACAGGATGTGAAGCATAAAATAGCTCATGAGCGCAAGATACACTTTGCGGCAATCAAATGGACAGAATTCAAGGTTATTGCATCCATGGCTAAGCTGCATAGAGAACCAAAACCAGCcattaaatttaatgaacTCATAATATCAACAATAGATGGCAAAAATTCAGCATTATCTGTATTTGACACTGCCACAGGGAAAGAAATACCTTTATTAGAGCAACGGGAAGAAGCAAGTGCTGAAAAGAAGACtaataagaagaaaatgaagataaGAGCTGCTGGTGAAACAAGACTGAATAAGCGTAAGGCCTCAGAAGCCCCTAGTGATGATCATCCAGCTGAAAAGAAGGGGAAGAGAATGGTTAGATGTCCAATAACCAACAACCTTATCGAAGAGGATAAATTTGATCAGCATATCCGTACCATCTTGAATGACCCTACGATATACGctgaagagaaaaagaaatataagCAATCGCACAGTCTATCAAATTTAACATCTGATGAGgtatatcaaaatattaaacGATTAGTGAAAAGATAA
- the ACO2 gene encoding aconitate hydratase ACO2 (CAGL0F02431g~Ortholog(s) have role in mitochondrial translation and mitochondrion, nucleus localization), whose translation MFRAVGRRNLATVSRNIPSVPENLRAYTPPYAKLLNNLDKVKQILNNEPLTLAEKILYSHLCNPEESLTSSRVADIRGQKYLKLNPDRVAMQDASAQMALLQFMTTGLSETAVPASIHCDHLIVGKDGETKDLRNSIKTNQEVFDFLESCAKRYGIQFWGPGSGIIHQIVLENFSAPGLMMLGTDSHTPNAGGLGAIAIGVGGADAVDALTGTPWELKAPKVLGVKLTGKLHGWSAPKDVITMLAGKLTVRGGTGYIVEYFGEGVETLSCTGMATICNMGAEIGATTSTFPYQAAHKRYLEATGRGFVATAADAALANYNFLRADEGAQYDEVIEINLSELEPHVNGPFTPDLSTPITKYAERSLEEKWPQNISAALIGSCTNSSYQDMSRVIDLVNQAEKAGLKPRIPFFVTPGSEAIRATLDRDGLIKKFEDNGAIVLANACGPCIGQWDREDVPKESSETNSIFTSFNRNFRARNDGNRNTMNFLTSPEIVTAMSYSGNAQFNPLTDAIPLPNGGEFRFNPPVGEELPSKGFEHGRDKFYPAGKLSADPNVEVKVSPTSDRLQLLEPFKPWNGKELRTNVLMKVEGKCTTDHISAAGVWLKYKGHLENISYNTLIGAQNKETGEVNKAYDLDGTAYDIPGLMMKWKEDGRPWTVVAEHNYGEGSAREHAALSPRYLGGQMILVKSFARIHETNLKKQGMLPLTFADEADYDRISGGDTLETVGLIDLVAQDGNNGGFLDVKVTKPNGESFIIKTKHTLSKDQIDFFKAGSAINFIGEQRRNH comes from the coding sequence ATGTTTAGAGCTGTCGGTAGAAGAAACCTGGCTACAGTTAGTCGAAATATCCCCTCTGTTCCGGAGAATTTGAGAGCATACACTCCACCTTATGCTAAATTACTAAATAACTTGGACAAAGTTAAGCAAATACTGAACAATGAACCATTGACCTTGGCTGAAAAGATTCTGTACTCACATCTGTGTAACCCCGAAGAATCTCTTACGTCCTCTAGAGTCGCAGACATCAGAGGCCAGAAGtacttgaaattgaatCCTGATAGAGTCGCCATGCAAGACGCCTCTGCACAAATGGCTCTTTTGCAGTTCATGACCACTGGCCTATCAGAAACTGCTGTTCCAGCATCGATCCACTGTGATCATTTAATTGTCGGAAAAGATGGTGAAACCAAGGATTTGAGAAACTCCATTAAGACCAACCAGgaagtttttgatttccTGGAGAGCTGTGCGAAGAGATACGGCATACAGTTCTGGGGTCCTGGTTCCGGTATTATCCATCAAATCGTGCTGGAGAACTTCTCCGCGCCTGGTTTGATGATGCTAGGTACAGACTCACACACTCCAAACGCTGGTGGTCTAGGTGCCATCGCTATTGGTGTTGGTGGTGCTGATGCCGTGGACGCCTTAACTGGAACCCCATGGGAATTAAAGGCACCAAAGGTTCTGGGTGTTAAATTGACCGGTAAACTACACGGCTGGTCGGCTCCAAAGGATGTCATCACCATGCTTGCAGGTAAACTAACCGTTAGAGGTGGTACAGGCTACATTGTCGAATATTTTGGAGAAGGTGTAGAAACTCTATCATGTACCGGTATGGCCACAATCTGTAATATGGGTGCTGAGATCGGTGCTACCACATCCACTTTCCCATACCAAGCTGCACACAAGAGATATCTGGAAGCCACTGGTAGAGGTTTTGTTGCTACTGCAGCAGACGCCGCCTTGGCTAACTACAATTTCCTAAGAGCGGATGAAGGTGCTCAATATGACGAAGTAATAGAAATTAACCTATCCGAGTTAGAACCACACGTAAATGGCCCCTTCACTCCCGACTTGTCGACACCAATTACTAAATATGCTGAAAGAAGTctggaagaaaaatggCCTCAAAATATCTCCGCTGCATTGATTGGTTCATGTACCAATTCATCATACCAAGATATGAGTCGTGTGATCGATTTAGTCAACCAAGCTGAAAAGGCTGGTTTGAAGCCTCGCATTCCTTTCTTTGTTACTCCAGGATCTGAAGCTATCAGAGCTACATTGGATAGAGATGGCCTTAttaagaaatttgaagataatgGTGCCATTGTGTTAGCTAACGCATGTGGTCCTTGTattggtcaatgggataGAGAAGATGTTCCAAAGGAATCAAGCGAGACCAACTCAATTTTTACCTCCTTTAACAGAAACTTCAGGGCTAGAAATGATGGTAACAGAAACACCATGAATTTCCTAACCTCCCCAGAAATCGTTACTGCTATGAGCTATTCAGGTAATGCTCAATTCAACCCATTAACTGATGCTATTCCATTACCAAATGGCGGTGAATTTAGATTCAATCCACCTGTAGGTGAAGAACTTCCTTCCAAGGGATTTGAACACGGTAGGGATAAATTCTATCCAGCAGGAAAATTAAGTGCTGATCCAAATGTTGAAGTCAAAGTTTCTCCAACCTCTGATCGTTTACAACTTTTGGAACCTTTCAAACCTTGGAACGGTAAGGAATTAAGGACTAATGTATTGATGAAGGTAGAAGGGAAATGTACAACTGATCATATTTCAGCTGCAGGTGTATGGTTGAAGTATAAAGGTCATCTGGAGAATATTTCCTACAACACTTTAATTGGTGCACAAAACAAGGAAACTGGCGAGGTGAATAAGGCTTATGACTTAGATGGTACTGCCTATGATATCCCTGgattgatgatgaagtgGAAAGAGGATGGTAGACCATGGACAGTTGTTGCTGAGCACAACTATGGTGAAGGTTCAGCAAGAGAACATGCTGCTTTGTCTCCAAGATACTTGGGTGGTCAAATGATACTTGTCAAATCTTTTGCCAGAATCCATGAGacaaacttgaagaaacaagGTATGCTACCACTAACATTTGCTGATGAGGCAGACTATGACAGAATTTCTGGTGGTGACACTTTGGAGACTGTGGGCCTAATAGATTTAGTAGCTCAAGACGGTAATAATGGCGGGTTCCTAGATGTCAAAGTAACTAAACCAAATGGTGAAAGCTTCATAATCAAAACCAAACACACTCTGTCAAAGGATCAAATTGACTTCTTTAAGGCTGGATCAGCTATCAACTTCATTGGTGAACAACGTAGAAACCACTGA
- the NCE101 gene encoding Nce101p (CAGL0F02513g~Ortholog(s) have role in protein secretion and cytosol localization), whose product MKPAPYLIGRIADPTIALIFGISSYYLYERNTGRPENYKLNNLLREKYLK is encoded by the exons ATGAAACCGGCACCATACTTAATTGGAAG GATTGCTGATCCTACAATAGCACTGATTTTTGGTATTTCCAGTTATTACCTCtatgaaagaaatactGGTAGACCAGAGAATTACAAATTAAACAACCTTCTCAGGGAGAAGTACCTCAAGTAA
- the RCY1 gene encoding Rcy1p (CAGL0F02497g~Ortholog(s) have SNARE binding activity, role in early endosome to Golgi transport, endocytic recycling, endocytosis and Golgi apparatus, cellular bud, endosome, site of polarized growth localization), protein MINDLDANATVVEDLFKVPSITVYIASLLNTKDYINFRQVNKRVYHEVLTDDLDRTIWMDKLAVIGLFKSTEAGEVDKKDEIEQQQELLIEVTDQNNDIDATNVFDRLSSFTDKNAKDVFKLFFDLLEKFCSKLYHNNMSHFFPAKYEKDPLSQAKILNNIQRYNKCNINDIDYYTKIEQNLVILKEIFINSVLQEAERTYQNADYKSTATFISVLLLLNEEVYAVEFYKSKIDYTDFENWLPEGLLVKKEEKSNTSLLESETELSKMETSSSNKGDDQVIFDYDKLSDALEKLQNYLNDNIDTIDILFGNKYPMILNIIETFIQEVILTPINQLLGDNEEYIVLFFPRVYTMITKMLCEDLHDSINGGETFHKVVKEFLNIYLTDNIVKYLNLTPMYVRNEISKEFKAHDEKVRSEEMQKNEEIYNSLRNQSEIGTDIGTDKNDFLSSFTKLFKMSNAQSDRQNMEDQLKLAYNLNTISNNLKNIKTLVSLDLCYKVVQLVKEKIDEVNYFTEIDTIANIVKTKCQALFKILVNELCEAHVKPAFEKGTKLLQQYDPNEIDKIDINLQAFQTAKVEPLVNFTELMNICDIILQMISIFYKNELLGKNIIDKNRDFLNDVVQAKKKFETVVDDYVAEGLNIGISKLMDKINFVFNTVQLPDDFNPEVGSSGASTLEIKPTQCAMQVVELLENHCFLLNGATDKGTVDVYQQEIGERFFNEVVKHIKGSLISEDGGIILICDLNYYYDFFSKKLRQKSLVRLYQGLKNIGQLYIISGKDSKDLGKMISDLGKFQGLFTQEEIYEFVQRRADWIRVKRDVEKVMYGLGVKDCVIM, encoded by the coding sequence ATGATCAATGATTTAGATGCAAATGCTACGGTAGTAGAAGACCTTTTCAAAGTACCTTCAATTACTGTCTACATAGCAAGCCTACTAAACACTAAAGATTACATCAACTTTAGGCAAGTCAACAAGAGAGTATATCATGAAGTATTAACTGATGATTTAGATCGAACAATATGGATGGACAAACTTGCCGTTATAGGGTTATTTAAATCAACTGAAGCTGGTGAAGTAGATAAAAAGgatgaaattgaacaaCAGCAAGAACTGTTAATAGAAGTAACAGATCAAAACAATGATATTGATGCCACAAACGTATTTGACAGGCTATCCTCTTTTACTGATAAAAATGCGAAGGATGTATTCAAGCTGTTCTTTGACTTGTTGGAGAAATTTTGCTCAAAACTTTACCATAATAACATGTCCCATTTTTTCCCTGCAAAATATGAGAAAGATCCTCTCTCTCAGGCCAAAATTCTGAATAATATACAAAGGTACAATAAGTGCAATataaatgatattgattACTATACAAAAATTGAGCAGAATTTGGTTattttaaaagaaatttttattaactCCGTATTACAAGAAGCTGAAAGAACTTATCAAAATGCAGACTACAAAAGCACCGCAACGTTTATTAGCGTTTTATTGCTCCTGAATGAAGAGGTATATGCAGTAGAATTTTACAAATCTAAAATAGATTATACAGACTTTGAGAATTGGTTACCCGAGGGTTTGCTtgtaaagaaagaagaaaagtcAAATACATCTCTGTTGGAATCAGAAACAGAACTATCAAAGATGGAAACTTCTTCGTCTAACAAAGGTGATGACCAGGTAATTTTTGATTACGACAAATTATCTGACGCTCTGGAGAAGCTACAAAATTACCTCAATGACAACATAGACACAATTGACATATTGTTCGGAAATAAATACCCTATGATTTTGAACATTATAGAAACATTTATACAAGAAGTGATACTCACTCCAATCAACCAGTTGCTGGGAGATAATGAGGAGTACATTGTACTATTTTTTCCACGAGTTTACACAATGATAACCAAAATGCTTTGTGAAGATTTACATGATTCAATTAACGGTGGTGAAACTTTTCACAAAGTAGTGAAAGAATTTCTTAACATATACTTAACTGACAACATTGTGAAATATCTAAATTTAACACCGATGTACGtaagaaatgaaatatcGAAGGAGTTCAAAGCCCATGATGAAAAAGTACGATCAGAAGAAATGCAAAAGAATGAAGAGATATACAATTCATTGCGTAACCAATCAGAAATTGGAACCGATATTGGAACCGATAAAAATGATTTTCTAAGTTCCTTCACGAAACTTTTTAAAATGTCAAACGCTCAAAGTGATCGACAAAATATGGAAGACCAGCTGAAACTTGCGTATAACTTGAATACAATCTCCAATAATTTAAAGAACATTAAAACATTAGTTAGCTTAGACTTATGTTATAAGGTAGTTCAGCTGGTCAAGGAAAAAATCGATGAAGTAAACTATTTTACTGAAATAGATACTATAGCCAACATTGTCAAAACAAAATGCCAAGCACTGTTCAAGATTCTTGTAAATGAGCTATGTGAGGCACATGTAAAGCCTGCATTCGAGAAAGGTACCAAGCTTCTCCAACAATACGATCCTAATGAAATAGATAAGATTGATATAAATTTACAAGCTTTCCAGACTGCAAAAGTTGAGCCATTAGTAAATTTCACGGAACTAATGAACATCTGTGACATTATTTTACAAATGATATCAATCttttataaaaatgaatTGTTAGGGAAGAATATTATCGATAAGAACAGAGATTTCTTGAATGACGTTGTTCAAgcgaaaaagaaatttgagaCAGTGGTAGATGATTATGTTGCTGAGGGACTGAATATTGGTATCAGTAAGCTAATGGATAAGATTAATTTTGTATTTAATACAGTACAATTACCGGACGATTTCAACCCTGAAGTTGGCTCATCGGGAGCCTCTACCTTAGAAATCAAACCCACACAGTGTGCTATGCAAGTAGTAGAACTTCTAGAGAATCATTGTTTCCTGTTGAACGGTGCTACTGACAAGGGAACAGTTGATGTATATCAGCAAGAGATTGGTGAACGGTTTTTCAATGAGGTAGTCAAGCACATAAAAGGGAGCTTAATATCAGAAGATGGTGGCATTATTCTCATTTGTGATCTTAATTACTATTATGACTTCTTCTCGAAAAAATTGAGGCAAAAGTCACTAGTACGTCTATACCAAGGCTTGAAAAATATCGGACAACTGTATATAATATCGGGTAAGGACTCGAAGGATCTAGGTAAAATGATCTCGGATCTGGGGAAATTCCAAGGACTTTTCACCCAGGAGGAGATCTATGAATTTGTTCAAAGAAGAGCAGACTGGATTAGAGTCAAGAGAGATGTTGAAAAGGTAATGTATGGTTTAGGGGTGAAAGACTGTGTAATTATGTAA